ATATTCTCTACACAAATAGAAGATTTCTTTGGTATGCACATTGAGAATCTCCCAGCAGATTTCTTCTCAAAATGGGGAGCATATTTTGCCAATATAGACACAACCAATATTGCCGCACTTTTAGTTGGTATAGCAACTTTGCTGATAATAATATTCTCACCTAAAATAACCAAACGTATACCCGGTTCTCTGATAGCAATAGTAGTTGTAACCGTTGTAGTTTATCTTCTAAGGACTTTTGCCGGTATTGAGAGTATTGAGACTATTGGCGACCGCTTTGGAACAATTCAGGCAAACATCAAAGCCCCCGAAGGTTTTAAACTTAATTGGGAGGTAATAAACAATCTTATTTCTCCTGCATTTACAATAGCAATGTTAGGAGCAATTGAGTCACTTCTTTCGGCAACCGTTGCCGATGGAGTTATCAGCGAACGCCACAACTCAAACACTGAGTTAATAGCTCAAGGTGCCGCAAACATAGTATCTCCACTTTTTGGAGGTATCCCTGTAACAGGAGCAATAGCAAGAACAATGACAAACATAAACAACGGAGGTCGTACCCCTATCGCAGGTATAATTCACGCTGTTGTATTGCTACTGATATTGCTATTCCTTGCACCACTTGCAGTACACATACCAATGTCGTGCTTAGCAGCAATACTTATTGTAGTTGCATACAATATGAGTGGATGGAGAACAATTCGCTCACTATCCAAATTACGCAATACCGATGTTATTGTTCTTTGGCTAACACTACTACTAACCGTAATGTTCAACCTAAACATTGCAATAGAGATAGGTCTCTTACTTGCCGTTATACTATTCTTAAAACGAGTAACAGAGAATACAAAAGTATCTGTTATCCGCAAAGACCTTAATCTTGATGATGATGACCACAACCTTTCAACTCTTGAAGAGGAGCATTTGAAATTAGAGAAAGGCGTTGAGATATATGAGATTGACGGACCTTTCTTCTTTGGAGTGGCAAATAAATTTGATGAGCAGATGCGTATATTGGCAGAAAAACCATTAGTTCGTATTCTTCGAATGAGAAAAGTCCCATTTATCGATTCTACAGGTCTTCACAACCTTGAGATATTCATCAACTCAGCACACAAAGACGGCAT
Above is a window of Bacteroidales bacterium DNA encoding:
- the sulP gene encoding sulfate permease codes for the protein MKLNTILNSIDFKPSLFNTLKNYNKKKFTSDLMAGIIVGVVAMPLAIAFGIASGVTPEAGLITAIIGGFIVSFFGGSSVQIGGPTGAFIIIVAGIISQYGIEGLAIATLLAGVMLLVMGLCRFGTIIKFIPYPIVIGFTGGIAITIFSTQIEDFFGMHIENLPADFFSKWGAYFANIDTTNIAALLVGIATLLIIIFSPKITKRIPGSLIAIVVVTVVVYLLRTFAGIESIETIGDRFGTIQANIKAPEGFKLNWEVINNLISPAFTIAMLGAIESLLSATVADGVISERHNSNTELIAQGAANIVSPLFGGIPVTGAIARTMTNINNGGRTPIAGIIHAVVLLLILLFLAPLAVHIPMSCLAAILIVVAYNMSGWRTIRSLSKLRNTDVIVLWLTLLLTVMFNLNIAIEIGLLLAVILFLKRVTENTKVSVIRKDLNLDDDDHNLSTLEEEHLKLEKGVEIYEIDGPFFFGVANKFDEQMRILAEKPLVRILRMRKVPFIDSTGLHNLEIFINSAHKDGIKIILSGVHESVHNTLVKGGITNLMAPENICDNIRDAVAKANNFVASKK